In a single window of the Alosa sapidissima isolate fAloSap1 chromosome 18, fAloSap1.pri, whole genome shotgun sequence genome:
- the cited1 gene encoding cbp/p300-interacting transactivator 1, with translation MSFLFPDDYTMKDSDSLTILHYPGPGKTSSQFTPSPLHSGTPAMGKPQPFCLQSGPHLLASMQLQKLNSHYQSLAATTGSANISSRGYGMRPLGITQTSVPESHRPQTQSPGIIDLDPVDEEVLMSLAVELGLDQAKELPELWLGQNEFDLISDIPAGC, from the coding sequence ATGAGTTTTCTGTTCCCTGACGACTACACCATGAAAGATTCTGACTCACTGACCATTCTTCACTACCCCGGCCCTGGAAAGACCAGCTCACAGTTCACACCCTCACCTCTCCACAGCGGAACTCCAGCCATGGGGAAACCTCAGCCCTTCTGCCTGCAGTCTGGCCCACACCTGCTTGCCAGCATGCAACTCCAGAAACTCAACAGCCATTATCAGAGTCTTGCTGCTACAACAGGATCAGCCAACATATCTTCGAGAGGCTATGGAATGCGACCATTGGGTATCACTCAGACCTCAGTCCCAGAGTCACACAGACCTCAGACCCAGAGTCCTGGGATTATTGACTTAGACCCTGTGGATGAAGAAGTGCTGATGTCCTTGGCGGTGGAGCTGGGCTTAGACCAGGCTAAGGAATTACCAGAGCTTTGGCTTGGCCAGAATGAGTTTGATTTGATCTCAGATATACCTGCTGGATGCTGA
- the rps4x gene encoding 40S ribosomal protein S4, X isoform, protein MARGPKKHLKRVAAPKHWMLDKLTGVFAPRPSTGPHKLRECLPLIIFLRNRLKYALTGDEVKKICMQRFIKIDGKVRTDVTYPAGFMDVISIEKTGEHFRLIYDVKGRFTVHRITNEEAKYKLCKVKKIIIGTKGIPHLVTHDARTIRYPDPSIKVNDTVRIDLATGKITDFIKFDTSNLCMVTGGANLGRIGVITNRERHPGSFDVVHVKDSSGTSFATRLSNIFVIGKGMKPWVSIPRGKGIRLTIAEERDKRLAAKQGSS, encoded by the exons ATG GCCCGAGGACCGAAGAAGCACCTGAAGCGTGTTGCGGCGCCCAAGCATTGGATGCTTGACAAGCTAACTGGAGTATTT GCTCCTCGTCCATCCACTGGGCCGCACAAGCTCAGGGAATGCCTGCCTCTCATAATCTTCCTGAGGAACCGCCTGAAGTATGCTCTGACAGGAGATGAAGTCAAGAAGATCTGCATGCAGAGGTTCATCAAGATTGATGGCAAGGTCCGCACAGACGTGACCTATCCTGCTGGTTTCATGG ATGTCATCAGCATTGAGAAGACTGGTGAACACTTCCGTCTGATCTACGATGTGAAGGGACGTTTCACCGTCCACCGCATCACAAATGAGGAGGCTAAG TACAAGTTGTGCAAAGTGAAGAAAATCATCATTGGCACCAAGGGCATCCCCCACCTGGTCACCCATGATGCTCGCACCATCCGCTACCCTGACCCCAGTATCAAGGTCAACGACACAGTCCGCATTGACCTGGCAACCGGAAAAATCACAGACTTCATCAAGTTTGACACTA GTAACCTTTGCATGGTCACTGGTGGTGCTAACTTGGGGCGTATTGGAGTGATCACCAACAGGGAGAGGCACCCTGGATCTTTCGATGTCGTTCACGTCAAGGACAGCAGTGGCACAAGCTTTGCCACCAGGCTCTCCAACATCTTTGTGATTGGCAAG GGCATGAAGCCATGGGTGTCCATCCCCCGTGGAAAGGGTATCCGCCTCACCATTGCCgaggagagagacaagagactgGCTGCCAAGCAGGGCAGCAgctaa